The following are encoded together in the Monodelphis domestica isolate mMonDom1 chromosome 5, mMonDom1.pri, whole genome shotgun sequence genome:
- the GPR84 gene encoding G-protein coupled receptor 84 — MLNTSYDANFSCYHPSVVGYRYFAVSWGIVVAGTGTAGNLLTLMILAAQPKLRTHFNLLIANLTLADLIYCALLQPFSVDSYLYLRWRTGATFCRVFGLLLFATNSVSILTLCLIAFGRYLLIAHPTLFPRIFTTKGVALALVGTWVVGVASFVPLWPIYILVPVVCTCSFDRIRGRPYTTILMGIYFVLGLSCVGIFYCLIHRQVRRAAQALDQYKLRQASLRAGHVAGAGEALPGHFQELDSGVASGTASEGPSSEPGSTATTQTLESDSSKIGSHENKRESRIAKSRQGVATSLPSAKATRKAQDGPSEFGKVTRMCFVVFLFFSLSYIPFLLLNIFDAQVQAPRVLHMLAANFTWLNGCINPVLYAAMNRQFREAYGSVLRRGPQSFRRLR; from the coding sequence ATGTTGAACACCTCTTATGATGCCAACTTTTCTTGCTACCACCCATCAGTAGTGGGCTATCGTTACTTCGCTGTAAGCTGGGGCATAGTGGTGGCAGGGACTGGTACAGCCGGCAACCTGCTTACTCTGATGATCCTGGCTGCCCAGCCCAAGCTCCGTACTCACTTCAACCTTCTCATTGCCAACCTCACCTTGGCTGATCTCATCTACTGTGCTCTACTGCAGCCATTCTCAGTGGACTCCTACCTCTATCTTCGTTGGCGCACTGGGGCTACATTTTGCCGGGTCTTTGGTCTCCTTCTCTTTGCCACCAACTCTGTCTCCATTCTCACCCTCTGCCTCATTGCCTTTGGCAGATACCTTCTCATAGCTCACCCTACCCTCTTCCCCCGAATCTTTACAACCAAGGGAGTGGCACTGGCATTGGTAGGTACGTGGGTGGTGGGAGTGGCAAGCTTTGTCCCACTCTGGCCCATCTATATCCTGGTGCCCGTTGTCTGTACATGTAGCTTTGATCGCATCCGGGGCCGTCCTTATACCACCATCctaatgggcatctactttgttctTGGGCTTAGTTGTGTTGGCATTTTCTACTGCCTCATTCACCGTCAAGTGAGGCGAGCAGCCCAGGCACTGGACCAGTACAAACTTCGCCAGGCCAGTCTCCGAGCTGGACATGTGGCTGGGGCTGGAGAAGCCCTACCTGGACACTTTCAGGAGCTGGACAGTGGTGTGGCATCAGGGACAGCCAGTGAGGGACCATCCTCTGAACCGGGCAGTACTGCAACCACTCAGACCCTGGAGAGTGACTCATCCAAGATAGGAAGCCACGAAAACAAAAGAGAGTCCAGGATAGCAAAGAGCAGACAAGGGGTGGCCACCAGCCTGCCATCTGCTAAAGCCACTAGGAAGGCCCAGGATGGCCCATCAGAGTTTGGAAAGGTCACCCGGATGTGTTTTGTtgtattcctctttttttccctcagttaCATCCCTTTTCTACTTCTGAATATATTTGATGCCCAGGTTCAGGCCCCACGAGTCCTGCACATGCTTGCTGCCAATTTTACCTGGCTCAATGGCTGCATCAACCCTGTGCTGTATGCAGCCATGAACCGTCAGTTCCGTGAGGCATATGGGTCTGTCCTGAGACGGGGCCCCCAGAGTTTCCGAAGGCTCCGGTAA